Proteins from a single region of Harmonia axyridis chromosome 4, icHarAxyr1.1, whole genome shotgun sequence:
- the LOC123677401 gene encoding piggyBac transposable element-derived protein 3-like: protein MDPKFVRGFSLKEALDIVYNDEEDSNGVCDIYISPPEPNVLTDEDSGDEEGGEMDNLSRGQLSTAAEIRLSDNSRITGFEDVSNEEGSEGDNSLLESEVSQIEKCGPSTSSNKSTKKTNSTKKPQKKVKETLKRTWIEGDLLKTTAVFPQPDYTNFIGKSPTDLFELFFDDDIVRMLVEESNKYALFLNHPDPKIESDEMKCFIGILILTGYNSLPGKCFYWDSESDMGNQLVKEAMRRDRFRQIMRFLHCADNTKPNYKDKMWKLRPLIEKLQKNYLKYFKPTENMSYDECMVKYYGRHSCKQFIRGKPIRFGYKVWSLNAENGYLINFDIYQGSNPKSVTEYDNKFGKATSPLLIMLDSLPDRNLRYQIYTDNLFTSFNLLTELKQRGYGVTGTVRENRVPKDCPITSKLDMKKKKRGSIESKISKDEGVILVRWTDNAPVTMASTSYGIEPTSLVKRYSQSEKKIIQIPQPRLINAYNKYMGGTDRMDEDIARHRIGIRSKKWYWPLLTWLIDTALHNAWIQYKSAGNSITNLNFRREIVKVYLNRFKTAPKRYGRPTTSRNSVSMNRISDDIRYDHKDHLVVPVPNNKRRRCAGEGCSSVGRTQCNKCDLGLCVECFYIFHIK, encoded by the exons ATGGATCCCAAATTTGT gcgAGGTTTCTCTCTCAAAGAAGCCTTAGATATAGTATATAACGACGAAGAAGATAGCAATGGTGTGTGTGACATTTACATATCACCGCCGGAACCAAATGTACTGACAGATGAAGATTCGGGTGATGAAGAAGGCGGGGAAATGGATAATTTATCACGTGGCCAATTATCAACTGCAGCAGAAATCCGACTTTCTGACAATTCGCGCATAACTGGCTTCGAAGATGTTTCAAATGAAGAAGGCAGTGAAGGAGACAATAGTTTATTAGAAAGTGAAGTTAGTCAGATTGAAAAATGTGGTCCAAGCACTAGTTCAAACAAGAGCACCAAAAAgacgaattcaacgaagaagCCGCAGAAGAAAGTGAAAGAAACACTCAAAAGAACTTGGATCGAGGGCGATCTTCTAAAAACGACAGCAGTATTTCCACAGCCAGACTATACCAATTTTATAGGAAAATCCCCAACagatttatttgaattgtttttcgaCGACGACATTGTTCGTATGTTAGTAGAAGAATCAAATAAATATGCGCTCTTCCTAAACCATCCAGATCCGAAAATAGAATCTGATGAAATGAAGTGTTTCATCGGTATACTTATTTTGACCGGGTATAACTCTCTTCCCGGAAAATGTTTTTACTGGGATTCAGAATCGGACATGGGAAATCAATTAGTAAAGGAAGCAATGCGTAGGGACAGATTTCGACAGATAATGCGTTTTTTACATTGTGCCGATAATACCAAACCCAATTACAAAGACAAAATGTGGAAACTTAGGCCGctcattgaaaaacttcaaaaaaattatttgaaatattttaagccGACAGAAAATATGAGTTACGACGAATGTATG GTGAAATACTATGGCAGACACAGCTGCAAACAGTTTATTCGCGGAAAACCGATAAGATTTGGCTATAAAGTATGGAGTTTGAATGCCGAAAACGGCTACCTAATCAACTTCGATATATATCAGGGAAGTAATCCGAAGTCGGTTACTGAATATGACAATAAATTTGGAAAAGCTACTTCTCCATTACTAATAATGCTAGACTCCTTGCCAGATAGAAATCTTCGTTATCAAATTTATACAGACAATTTGTTTACGAGTTTCAATCTTTTGACGGAGCTAAAGCAAAGAGGCTATGGAGTTACAGGAACCGTTAGAGAAAATAGGGTTCCAAAGGACTGCCCAATAACTTCTAAATTAgacatgaagaaaaaaaaaagaggttcTATCGAgtctaaaatttcaaaagatgaaGGTGTGATACTAGTGCGTTGGACTGACAATGCCCCTGTTACCATGGCTTCAACTTCTTATGGAATTGAACCCACTTCTTTGGTGAAAAGATATTCACAGTCCgagaagaaaattattcaaattccccAGCCACGTCTTATAAATGCCTATAATAAATATATGGGTGGGACAGATCGGATGGACGAAGATATTGCGCGCCATAGAATAGGTATCAGAAGTAAGAAATGGTATTGGCCGTTACTTACTTGGCTTATAGATACCGCATTACACAATGCATGGATACAGTATAAAAGTGCAGGTAATTCAATTACTAATCTGAATTTCAGAAGAGAAATTGTAAAGGTATACCTAAATAGGTTTAAAACTGCCCCAAAAAGATATGGAAGACCAACAACGAGTAGAAATAGTGTCTCCATGAATAGGATTTCGGATGATATCAGGTATGACCATAAGGACCACTTAGTTGTTCCAGTTCCAAATAACAAGAGGAGAAGATGTGCCGGAGAAGGATGCTCCTCTGTTGGTCGAACACAGTGCAATAAATGTGATTTGGGACTATGTGTGgaatgtttttatatatttcacatTAAATAA
- the LOC123677404 gene encoding ubiquitin-conjugating enzyme E2 N-like, which produces MATGSTRRILVETKNLSKDPPPGISANPDESNCRYFHVVMAGPSGSPYEGGLFKLELFLPENYPLSPPNVRFLTKIYHPNIDKLGRICLDILKDQWSPALQIRTVLLSIQALLSSPNPDDPLANDVANMWKTREQDAILKAKEWTRLYAME; this is translated from the coding sequence ATGGCAACTGGTTCAACTAGAAGGATCTTAGTAGAAACTAAAAATTTATCGAAGGATCCCCCTCCAGGTATTAGTGCTAATCCAGATGAAAGCAATTGCAGGTATTTTCATGTTGTTATGGCTGGGCCTAGCGGATCGCCTTATGAAGGTGGTCTAttcaaattagaattattcttACCAGAGAACTATCCGTTATCTCCTCCCAATGTACGATTTTTGACGAAAATTTACCACCCTAATATAGATAAGTTAGGTAGGATTTGTCTGGATATACTCAAAGACCAGTGGTCTCCCGCATTACAAATCAGGACAGTATTATTATCAATTCAAGCTTTATTAAGTAGTCCAAATCCTGACGATCCTTTAGCAAATGATGTGGCCAATATGTGGAAAACTAGAGAACAAGATGCCATACTGAAAGCCAAAGAATGGACTAGGTTATATGCAATGGAATGA
- the LOC123677873 gene encoding enhancer of mRNA-decapping protein 4 encodes MNPSPLALKTDETQIIKYGGESDYTVPVNSKELIIQCKAGTHTQGSSKVLLNNRIDYNWEVKLYQGQLVSVHINGKVLAFAMKGKDGGMVRVVNQETNQRALIKNLKTDVRDVSFAFLKEEIILGCVDDVANIFIYKIEDSLHFIKYKLLLHIYHPDALNNPPSNYRMVWCPYLPSSEDDPEAGEETAKMFVFLNGSKAEVWDVCSILSKNPDDAVKPDENHEGYVEILHSMHVVDVSFSSDGTAIATACLDGYVKFYQVYMGDNEKQKLLHEWTPHESKPLSCLIFIDNVLEYSSDSRFWKFAITGANHNSELKLWSCESWTCLQTIHFQNDPHSLLSNLFFKIGIDHSGQYVVMSDINNRILYVMQIQRSDAEKLVAVKSISQFLLPATFLSFHITKAETQTTPFISNSDEDLYDTEEFEEDVEYNGVNINMLVIQPKKFQECNIVFTPESYLNNYLGNSNQGCDNNSTSNEVEVEKVPELDDLQSSVTLLIQQQSSKSQLNLMTPEDFTSRASSVRNSIEPTKEKSPVPSVENTGDLDRPQKGNFASGGSSPSREVQEILSLNNSTYSNPEYFENLSSKLQESEAPTKIYNQKENIFPEVISNKEMIWPKIPVVTDNGMEVNSTIDFNMSKEEPNRDEIHNSQLQVLNSRLASLETALREQTMLMESLKKEMFSNKMLQNNVKMEIRDEVSKELEVAMSKHQLQMAKFLENFFSMHKFQEQDLKESLLNSISEMILDAFVERTPVIFGHEMKVTILPTVMKMMENLRHQLDNQFSQRVNQTEMFLKESVTGIVANETLTDAISQSVARTIGPLLEKCYRDMITNNLIPSCEKVCGNMFQQINDTFIKGTKEYASWVEAYLERQRKSQERGKDLVTHINTASDNLKLSSEQLLSTVNLEIQKNINSGFKSMQDKLMETISTKISDEVKKGFKSQASVIEDSVMNAVRSRSVTPAPHMVDTHVKFSKIRQYLSSGEIEEALKLALSAENLQYVVYVCEKVDVNSVFGGNIFLPQSCLLALIQQLSMDLGYNTEIKLSYIHAAILGLNRNDPDTKRFVNKVLRDLALQLTSFINSNPPYKFKSSASILLMAIENVNSNMFNMSI; translated from the exons atgaatCCATCCCCATTAGCACTCAAAACTGACGAGACCCAAATTAT aaaatatggtGGTGAAAGCGATTATACTGTACCTGTTAATTCGAAAGAACTCATTATACAATGCAAAGCAGGAACCCACACCCAGGGTAGCTCCAAAGTATTATTAAATAATAGGATCGATTATAATTGGGAAGTAAAATTGTATCAGGGGCAGTTAGTTTCTGTCCACATAAATGGAAAAGTTTTAGCTTTTGCCATGAAAG GTAAAGATGGGGGCATGGTTAGAGTAGTCAATCAAGAGACGAATCAAAGGGCTTTGATCAAAAACTTGAAAACAGATGTTAGAGACGTATCTTTTGCTTTTTTGAAGGAAGAAATTATTTTAGGATGTGTTGACGATGTGGCGAATATTTTTATCTACAAAATTGAAGACAGTCTTCATTTTATCAA ATACAAGTTGTTACTCCATATATATCACCCAGATGCTTTAAATAATCCCCCTTCCAACTATAGAATGGTTTGGTGCCCCTATTTACCAAGTTCCGAGGATGATCCTGAAGCAGGTGAAGAGACGGCCAAAATGTTTGTATTTTTGAATGGATCAAAAG CTGAAGTTTGGGACGTATGTTCTATTTTATCGAAGAATCCAGACGATGCTGTGAAACCGGATGAAAATCATGAGGGATATGTTGAAATTCTCCATTCTATGCATGTTGTGGATGTTTCCTTTTCATCAGACGGGACAGCTATTGCTACAGCGTGTCTTGATGGATACGTTAAATTTTATCAG gttTATATGGGAGACAAtgagaaacaaaaattgttacATGAATGGACACCTCACGAGAGTAAACCTCTTTCTTGTTTGATTTTTATAGACAATGTTCTAGAATATAGCTCTGA CTCCAGATTCTGGAAATTCGCCATAACAGGTGCCAACCACAATTCTGAACTCAAACTATGGTCATGTGAATCCTGGACTTGTTTACAGAcgattcactttcaaaatgacCCCCATTCTTTGCTATCAAATCTCTTTTTCAAAATCGGAATCGATCATTCTGGTCAATATGTCGTCATGTCGGATATCAACAACAGGATATTGTATGTGATGCAGATTCAGAGGAGCGATGCCGAAAAATTGGTCGCCGTCAAAAGCATATCACAATTTTTATTACCTGCCACGTTTTTGAGTTTCCACATAACCAAGGCGGAAACTCAGACGACGCCTTTCATTTCTAACAGTGATGAGGATTTGTATGATACTGAAGAATTCGAAGAAGATGTGGAATACAATGGAGTTAATATCAATATGTTGGTAATTCAACCTAAGAAATTTCAG gagtGCAATATTGTTTTTACGCCAGAGTCTTATCTTAATAATTACTTGGGCAACTCAAATCAGGGCTGTGATAATAACTCAACTTCCAATGAAGTTGAAGTGGAAAAAGTACCTGAACTGGACGATTTGCAGTCATCTGTAACTCTCCTTATTCAGCAACAAAGTAGCAAGTCACAATTGAATCTCATGACACCTGAGGATTTTACATCTAGAGCTAGCAGTGTCAGGAATTCTATAGAACCAACAAAAG AAAAGTCGCCAGTTCCATCTGTTGAAAATACAGGGGATTTGGATAGGCCGCAAAAAGGAAACTTTGCCAGTGGTGGCTCTAGTCCAAGCAGAGAGGTTCAAGAAATTCTATCTCTCAATAATTCTACATACAGCAATCcggaatatttcgagaacttatCGTCTAAATTACAAGAATCGGAAGCGCCCACTAAAATTTATAATCAGAAGGAGAATATCTTCCCTGAAGTCATCAGCAATAAGGAAATGATTTGGCCAAAAATTCCTGTAGTTACTGACAATGGAATGGAAGTGAATTCTACTATAGATTTTAATATGAGTAAAGAGGAGCCAAACCGAGACGAAATTCATAATTCTCAACTTCAAGTTCTGAATTCCCGACTTGCTAGCTTAGAAACGGCCCTCAGAGAACAAACGATGTTGATGGAGAGCCTGAAAAAGGAGATGTTTTCAAACAAGATGCTACAAAACAATGTAAAAATGGAAATACGAGATGAAGTTTCTAAGGAATTAGAAGTTGCCATGTCGAAACATCAGCTACAAATGGCGAAATTCTTAGAGAATTTCTTCAGCATGCACAAATTCCAAGAACAAGATTTGAAAGAGTCTTTACTAAACAGCATATCTGAG ATGATTCTTGATGCATTCGTTGAGAGAACTCCTGTTATATTTGGCCATGAAATGAAGGTTACAATTTTACCTACTGTTATGAAAATGATGGAAAATTTGAGACATCAATTGGATAATCAGTTTAGTCAAAGGGTAAATCAAACAGAAATGTTCCTGAAAGAGAGCGTAACGGGAATTGTCGCCAATGAG ACTTTAACAGATGCAATTAGTCAATCTGTCGCTCGTACAATAGGACCATTGTTAGAGAAGTGTTATAGAGACATGATAACAAATAATTTAATACCATCTTGTGAAAAGGTTTGTGGAAATATGTTCCAACAGATTAACGATACTTTCATTAAAGGCACCAAAGAAT ATGCATCGTGGGTGGAAGCTTATTTGGAGCGTCAACGTAAATCTCAAGAAAGAGGCAAAGATTTAGTAACACATATAAATACAGCATCGGATAATTTAAAATTGTCGTCGGAGCAATTACTCAGTACGGTCAATTTGGAAATACAAAAGAATATCAATTCTGGTTTCAAAAG TATGCAGGATAAACTCATGGAAACCATTAGTACCAAGATCAGCGATGAAGTGAAGAAAGGGTTCAAGTCTCAAGCATCGGTGATAGAAGACAGTGTAATGAATGCTGTCCGTTCCAGATCTGTAACTCCGGCTCCTCATATGGTCGATACACAC GTAAAGTTCAGCAAGATCCGGCAGTATCTGTCAAGTGGGGAAATCGAGGAGGCTCTGAAATTGGCACTTTCAGCGGAGAATTTGCAATATGTCGTTTATGTTTGTGAGAAAGTGGATGTGAATTCTGTGTTtggaggaaatatttttttaccgCAAAGTTGTCTTCTTGCCTTAATACAACAACTCAGTATGGACCTGGGTTACAACACCGAAATCAAACTAAG TTATATTCATGCAGCTATATTAGGATTAAATAGGAATGACCCCGATACAAAACGATTTGTGAACAAAGTTTTAAGGGATTTAGCCCTACAACTCACTAGTTTTATTAATTCTAATCCTCCTTATAAGTTTAAAAGCTCTGCGAGTATTTTATTAATGGCAATAGAAAATGTTAATTCCAATATGTTCAATATGAGtatttaa